The following proteins come from a genomic window of Xiphophorus couchianus chromosome 19, X_couchianus-1.0, whole genome shotgun sequence:
- the slc39a9 gene encoding zinc transporter ZIP9 has product MDDFSSISLLSLAMLVGCYVAGTIPLAVNFSEEKLKLITVLGAGLLCGTALAVIIPEGVHALYEEILEGAHHSHSQAGAAEVSEAKAEAVAALDATGKHEHGHEQLHACIGVSLVLGFVFMLLVDQIGSAHVHNAEDPESARVNSSKITTTLGLVVHAAADGVALGAAASTSQTSVQLIVFVAIMLHKAPAAFGLVSFLMHGGLERNRIRKHLLVFALAAPVLAMLTFLGLSQSSKEALSDINATGVAMLFSAGTFLYVATVHVLPEVGGGGHSHAPAAGGNGGKGLSKVEVGALVLGCLIPLVLSVGHHH; this is encoded by the exons ATGGACGATTTTAGCTCGATCAGCCTGCTGTCTCTTGCGATGTTGGTGGGATGTTACGTGGCCGGAACGATACCTCTTGCCGTCAACTTCTCGGAG GAGAAACTGAAGCTGATCACCGTGCTGGGAGCAGGGCTGCTTTGTGGAACAGCGCTAGCTGTTATCATTCCCGAGGGAGTCCACGCACTTTATGAAGAGATCCTTGAAG GCGCTCACCACAGCCACAGTCAGGCCGGGGCGGCCGAAGTGTCTGAGGCCAAAGCGGAAGCGGTGGCGGCTCTGGACGCCACGGGGAAACACGAGCACGGCCACGAGCAGCTGCACGCCTGCATCGGCGTCTCCCTGGTGCTGGGCTTCGTCTTCATGCTGCTGGTGGACCAGATAGGCAGCGCTCATGTTCACAACGCTGAAG ATCCAGAGTCGGCAAGAGTCAACAGCTCGAAAATCACCACTACCCTGGGACTTGTAGTCCATGCTGCAG CTGACGGAGTGGCGTTAGGAGCTGCTGCCTCGACGTCTCAGACCAGCGTTCAGCTCATTGTTTTTGTAGCCATTATGCTACATAAG GCTCCAGCGGCTTTCGGCTTGGTCTCGTTCCTGATGCACGGCGGCCTCGAGAGGAACCGCATCCGCAAACACCTCCTGGTGTTTGCCTTGGCAGCCCCCGTTCTTGCCATGCTCACGTTTTTAGGCCTCAGTCAG AGCAGCAAAGAAGCCTTGTCGGACATCAACGCCACCGGGGTGGCCATGCTCTTCTCCGCTGGCACCTTCCTCTATGTGGCCACCGTTCACGTTCTCCCCGAGGTCGGCGGTGGCGGCCACAGCCACGCCCCCGCCGCCGGGGGCAACGGCGGGAAGGGACTGAGCAAAGTGGAGGTGGGCGCTCTGGTCTTAGGCTGCCTCATCCCTCTGGTGCTGTCGGTCGGCCACCACCATTAG
- the LOC114134595 gene encoding RNA-binding protein 25-like has product MSYSPPINRPPIGIPQLPPGMPPPQYAGFAPPVPPGTPMIPVHMGVMAPAPTVLVPTTVTIAQKPVTTKKDPVLIRAKDAEEGVGPTTTVFVGNISEKASDMLVRQLLAKCGIVLSWKRVQGASGKLQAFGFCEYKEPESTLRALRLLHELLLGDKKLLVKVDAKTKAQLDEWKAKKRSANGGTTEGSKNNAQDEEEVLDEETVRRDQVVKGAIDVLIREYSSELNAPSQDSDGQPRNRKRKEKKEEDINAMELEDDKRDLISREISKFRDTHKKLEEEKGKKDKERLELEKERRERDKERERERERRDREKEKERERERERDKERERERERERDRERERTKERERSRDVSEARSRSRERNREDKKRDRDEDEEDVYERRRLERRLRDKEAAYQERLKNWEIRERKKAREYNKENEREDERRREMMKEAKRLKEFLEDYDDDRDDPKYYRGSALQKRLRDREKEMEMDERDRKREKEELEEIRQRLLAEGHPDPDAELQRMEEEAERRRRPPLNLEPEEEVSQEKTHRDRELEQVRERHHERDRHHERDRHHEREREREKRASERPVEPKSQPPRQDSDEDDDNNDTNVNERHEDDFRDGEDSLEAKPQLKPVMRPITIAPSVSSASGNATPNTPGNDSPCGIIIPGENTPDLQPLEEHRPKIGLSLKLGATNSPSQLNAVKRKKLAAVDSVFNKFDDEEADEQPRKRKLVPLDYGDDDKSLGLDGAEISAAKGSSINTEEKRKHIKSLIEKIPTARPELFSYPLDWAMVDSALMDRRIRPWINKKIIEYIGEEEPTLVDFVCTKIMAHSTPQGILDDVAMVLDEEAEVFIVKMWRLLIYETEAKKIGLVK; this is encoded by the exons GGACTCCCATGATCCCAGTGCACATGGGTGTAATGGCTCCTGCACCCaca GTGCTGGTCCCGACCACAGTTACCATTGCACAGAAGCCGGTAACCACGAAGAAGGACCCTGTCCTCATCAGAGCCAAGGACGCAGAAGAGGGCGTGGGCCCCACCACCACCGTGTTTGTGGGGAACATCTCTGAGAAAGCGTCTGACATGTTGGTCAGGCAGCTTCTAGCA AAATGCGGTATCGTTCTGAGCTGGAAGAGGGTCCAAGGTGCTTCTGGGAAACTTCAAG CTTTTGGATTCTGTGAATATAAGGAGCCTGAATCGACGCTCCGAGCTCTCAGGCTTCTGCATGAGCTGCTCTTAGGCGACAAGAAGCTGCTGGTCAAGGTGGACGCTAAAACCAAGGCTCAGCTGGACGAATGGAAGGCAAAGAAGAGGAGCGCCAACGGG GGAACCACAGAGGGGTCAAAAAACAACGCGCAGGATGAGGAGGAGGTTCTCGATGAAGAAACTGTGCGCCGGGACCAGGTTGTGAAGGGGGCGATCGACGTCCTCATCCGAGAGTACTCGAGCGAGCTCAACGCTCCCTCGCAAGACTCCGACGGTCAGCCTCGCAACAGAAAGCGCaaagagaagaaggaggag GACATCAACGCCATGGAGTTGGAGGATGACAAGAGAGACCTCATATCCAGAGAGATCAGCAAATTCAGAGACACACACAAG aaactggaagaggaaaaagggaagaaagacAAGGAACGACTTGAGCTCGAGAAGGAGCGGAGGGAGAGGGACAAGGAGCGCGAGCGCGAGAGGGAGCGGCGCGACCgagagaaggaaaaggagagggagagagaacgGGAACGGGACAAGGAGCGGGAACGAGAACGGGAGCGGGAGAGGGACCGAGAACGGGAGCGGACGAAAGAGCGCGAGAGAAGTCGAGACGTCAGCGAAGCGCGCAGCAGGTCGAG ggagagaaacagagaagatAAAAAACGAGACCGCGACGAAGACGAGGAAGACGTTTACGAGCGGCGGAGACTTGAGAGGAGGCTGAGAGACAAAGAGGCTGCTTACCAAGAA cGGCTCAAAAACTGGGAGATCCGAGAGAGGAAGAAGGCTCGCGaatacaacaaagaaaatgagagagagGACGAGAGGCGGCGTGAAATG ATGAAAGAAGCCAAAAGACTGAAAGAGTTCCTCGAGGATTATGACGACGACAGGGACGATCCGAAGTACTACAG AGGCAGCGCTTTGCAAAAGCGACTGCGTGACCGCGAAAAGGAAATGGAAATGGACGAGCGAGATCGAAAGAGGGAaaaggaggagctggaagagatTAGACAAAGGCTGCTTGCTGAGGGTCACCCTGACCCAGATGCAGAGCTGCAGAGG ATGGAGGAGGAAGCCGAGCGCAGGCGGCGGCCTCCTCTGAACCTGGAACCCGAGGAGGAAGTAAGCCAGGAGAAAACTCACCGCGACCGTGAACTGGAGCAGGTTCGCGAACGCCACCACGAACGCGACCGCCATCACGAACGCGACCGCCACCACGAACGGGAGCgagagagggagaagagagCCTCTGAGAGGCCCGTGGAGCCAAAGTCCCAACCGCCCCGGCAGGATTCAGACGAGGATGACGACAACAACGACACTAACGTCAACGAAAGACACGAGGACGACTTCCGTGACGGCGAAGACTCACTAGAGGCCAAGCCCCAACTTAAGCCCGTAATGAGACCAATCACCATTGCCCCATCAGTTTCTTCTGCTAGTGGGAATGCGACTCCGAACACTCCTGGGAACGATTCCCCCTGCGGCATAATCATTCCAGGAGAGAACACCCCCGACCTCCAGCCTTTAGAGGAACATCGGCCCAAGATCGGCCTCAGCCTCAAACTGG GTGCGACCAACAGCCCCAGTCAGCTCAATGCTGTAAAGAGAAAGAAGCTGGCGGCGGTGGACAGCGTCTTCAACAAGTTTGACGACGAGGAAGCGGACGAGCAGCCCCGCAAAAGGAAGCTGGTTCCCCTGGACTACGGTGACGATGACAAGAGTCTGGGACTCGACGGGGCAGAAATTTCCGCCGCCAAGGGCAGCAGCATCAACACAGAGGAGAAGCGGAAGCACATCAAGAGCCTTATCGAGAAGATTCCCACCGCCAGGCCGGAGCTTTTCTCTTACCCGCTGGATTGGGCTATGGTCGATTCG GCTCTGATGGATCGCCGGATTAGACCGTGGATTAATAAGAAGATCATTGAATACATTGGGGAGGAGGAGCCCACCCTGGTTGATTTTGTCTGTACTAAG ATAATGGCACACAGCACTCCCCAGGGGATCCTTGATGATGTGGCTATG GTTCTCGATGAAGAAGCAGAAGTCTTCATAGTAAAAATGTGGAGGTTACTTATTTATGAAACAGAAGCCAAGAAGATTGGACTGGTGAAGTAA